In Oscillospiraceae bacterium, a single window of DNA contains:
- a CDS encoding uracil-DNA glycosylase, with product MDFIPQILPEDKAPPEAADCRKCELFRQRNRVIWGEGNPKAQIIVILDNPGAREDKEGREFICGTRQTLQIGASRAGLNMDELYVTYVLKCRPVRKYCKEEARGICFDYLIRQISEQKPKLAFCMGNTAAQWFFQDKDAEIKNLRGIWHIKKGLLTAVTYHPFAVRRRPNLFNQYLQDWEMLADRYFSLSI from the coding sequence ATGGATTTTATCCCTCAGATCCTGCCCGAAGATAAAGCGCCGCCGGAGGCGGCTGACTGCCGAAAATGCGAATTATTCCGTCAGCGGAACAGAGTCATTTGGGGTGAAGGAAATCCGAAAGCGCAGATTATTGTGATTTTGGACAATCCCGGAGCCCGAGAGGACAAGGAAGGCAGAGAATTTATCTGCGGCACAAGGCAGACATTGCAAATTGGTGCCAGCCGGGCCGGTTTGAATATGGATGAGTTGTATGTGACTTATGTATTGAAGTGCCGACCTGTGCGCAAATACTGCAAGGAAGAAGCCCGCGGAATTTGTTTTGATTACTTGATACGGCAAATCAGCGAACAAAAGCCCAAACTGGCTTTCTGCATGGGAAACACCGCGGCCCAATGGTTCTTTCAAGATAAAGACGCGGAAATAAAAAATCTCAGAGGCATTTGGCATATAAAAAAGGGCCTTCTCACAGCGGTTACCTACCACCCGTTTGCCGTCAGAAGAAGGCCGAATCTATTCAATCAGTATCTGCAAGATTGGGAAATGCTCGCAGACAGATATTTTTCCTTATCAATATAA
- the cooS gene encoding anaerobic carbon-monoxide dehydrogenase catalytic subunit, which translates to MQTLATDFENFQNKVSDGASLDMLVKAQIECVETCFDRMELQKNQCSFGKSGVCCRNCHMGPCRITPKAPKGVCGADVDTIVARNFLRSVAGGTATHSDHGRHLVLRLKKVAQGQGNGYAIKDAKALWYAADLYKINREGRTKEEVALDLANLLLGEFSSQEETLKTLDLAPVKRQGVWKAKDVMPLGIDRMVVEALHRTTMGVDHDYKHLLMHAFRTALADGWGGSRAASIVSDILFGTPAPVKSRANLGVLKEDTVNIIIHGHEPELSEMLTVAVQDPEVLEYAKSRGVQGVTLAGICCTANEILMRHGVPVAGNLLQQELAIVTGAVEMMIIDVQCCMPSLPEVAKSYHTEIVSTTPIAKTVGATQLDLNEEFPLKSAKELVMRAIDNYKNRDSKKVSIPKQSEPMVAGFSVNAIKYMLGGKYRASFRPLNDAIIANRITGIVGIVGCNNPKSKMDEYTNILTKELIARNVLVLKTGCAAIASGKAGMLKPEIGLEMAGKGLREICETVGIPPILHMGSCVDNSRILEAATEVVLEGGLGDDLSMVPAVGVAPEWMSEKAIAIGSYFVASGVDVVLGSGFNVSGSENVTKFLNEETADLFGASFHVCEDPMTAVELIMKLLNEKRDKLGINKKAERKLYDMKDRRGMDV; encoded by the coding sequence GTGCAGACATTGGCGACGGATTTCGAAAATTTTCAAAACAAGGTTTCTGACGGCGCTTCGCTTGATATGCTGGTCAAAGCGCAGATTGAATGCGTAGAGACCTGTTTTGACCGCATGGAACTGCAAAAGAATCAGTGCAGTTTCGGAAAAAGCGGCGTTTGCTGCCGCAACTGCCATATGGGCCCCTGCCGCATCACACCCAAAGCGCCGAAAGGCGTCTGCGGCGCGGATGTGGATACCATCGTGGCACGCAACTTTTTAAGATCGGTGGCGGGCGGTACGGCGACCCACTCGGATCACGGCCGTCATCTGGTGCTCCGGCTTAAGAAAGTGGCGCAGGGACAGGGGAACGGATACGCGATCAAAGACGCAAAAGCGCTTTGGTATGCCGCTGACCTGTATAAGATCAACCGCGAAGGGCGCACGAAAGAAGAAGTCGCGCTCGATTTGGCAAACCTGCTGCTCGGCGAGTTTTCTTCTCAGGAAGAAACTTTAAAGACGCTTGATCTGGCGCCCGTAAAACGCCAGGGCGTCTGGAAAGCCAAAGACGTGATGCCGCTCGGCATTGACCGCATGGTCGTCGAAGCGTTACATAGAACGACAATGGGCGTGGACCATGACTATAAGCATCTGCTGATGCACGCGTTCCGTACCGCGCTTGCGGACGGATGGGGCGGCTCTCGGGCGGCCTCCATCGTATCGGATATCTTGTTCGGCACGCCCGCTCCGGTCAAAAGCCGGGCAAACCTCGGCGTGTTGAAAGAAGATACCGTCAACATCATCATCCACGGACATGAGCCCGAGCTCTCCGAAATGCTGACCGTCGCGGTACAGGACCCCGAGGTGCTCGAATACGCCAAGTCCAGGGGCGTACAGGGCGTGACGCTCGCGGGCATCTGCTGCACCGCCAATGAGATCCTGATGCGCCACGGCGTACCGGTAGCCGGCAATCTGCTCCAACAGGAGCTTGCAATCGTCACCGGCGCGGTGGAGATGATGATCATCGACGTGCAGTGCTGCATGCCGAGTTTGCCCGAAGTGGCGAAATCCTATCACACCGAGATCGTCTCGACGACGCCGATCGCAAAGACCGTCGGCGCGACGCAATTGGACTTGAACGAAGAATTCCCCCTGAAGTCCGCCAAAGAACTGGTGATGCGCGCGATCGACAATTATAAAAACCGCGATTCCAAAAAGGTCTCGATTCCCAAACAGAGCGAGCCGATGGTCGCGGGCTTCAGCGTGAATGCCATCAAATATATGCTGGGCGGCAAATACAGAGCGTCCTTCCGCCCCCTCAACGACGCGATTATCGCAAACAGGATCACGGGCATCGTCGGCATCGTCGGCTGCAACAACCCCAAGAGCAAGATGGACGAATACACCAACATCCTGACCAAAGAGCTGATCGCACGCAATGTTTTAGTGTTGAAAACCGGCTGCGCGGCGATCGCGTCCGGAAAAGCGGGCATGCTCAAACCCGAGATCGGTTTGGAGATGGCCGGAAAAGGACTGCGTGAGATTTGTGAAACCGTCGGAATCCCGCCGATTTTACATATGGGAAGCTGCGTCGACAACTCGCGCATCCTCGAAGCGGCGACCGAAGTGGTGCTCGAGGGCGGACTCGGCGACGACCTCTCGATGGTGCCTGCCGTCGGCGTCGCGCCCGAATGGATGAGCGAAAAAGCGATTGCCATCGGCAGCTATTTTGTCGCGTCCGGCGTGGATGTTGTTTTGGGGTCCGGGTTTAACGTCTCCGGCTCCGAGAATGTCACAAAATTCTTGAACGAAGAGACCGCCGATCTGTTCGGCGCCTCCTTCCATGTCTGCGAAGATCCGATGACGGCCGTTGAGCTGATCATGAAACTGCTCAACGAAAAACGCGACAAACTCGGCATCAACAAAAAGGCCGAACGCAAGCTCTATGATATGAAAGACAGGAGGGGCATGGATGTCTAA
- a CDS encoding AAA family ATPase, translating to MKIAISGKGGVGKSTIAGALALYFAQKGNKVLALDADPDANLARALGIPDEEQKNIVPISRQIALIEERTGAKVAQYGQIFKMNPEVKDVADGYAYPYKGVSLLVLGAIKAGGSGCACPENTFIKALVTDLVLYKNETLIMDMEAGIEHLGRATASGVDVMIVVVEPGQRSVDCAKTILRMTKEIGLKNVVLVGNKAANQADEDFIRDSLPGQEIITILPYSEAVRSADRDGKSVLDGNDAVLSAKLQQLFAKIEDI from the coding sequence ATGAAAATAGCCATTTCCGGAAAGGGCGGCGTCGGCAAATCGACGATCGCCGGTGCGCTTGCGCTCTATTTTGCGCAAAAGGGCAACAAGGTACTTGCGCTGGACGCCGATCCGGACGCCAATCTGGCGAGAGCTTTGGGGATTCCCGATGAGGAGCAGAAGAACATCGTCCCCATTTCCCGACAGATTGCGCTGATTGAAGAGCGGACCGGCGCCAAAGTTGCGCAATACGGGCAGATCTTCAAGATGAATCCCGAGGTAAAGGACGTAGCGGATGGCTATGCCTACCCATATAAAGGGGTATCTCTGCTGGTGCTCGGAGCCATCAAGGCCGGCGGAAGCGGCTGTGCCTGCCCCGAAAACACCTTTATCAAGGCGCTTGTGACGGATTTGGTACTCTATAAAAACGAGACGCTGATCATGGATATGGAAGCGGGCATCGAGCACCTCGGACGCGCCACCGCAAGCGGAGTGGATGTGATGATCGTGGTCGTCGAACCCGGTCAGCGCTCTGTCGACTGCGCAAAAACCATCCTGCGTATGACCAAAGAAATCGGCTTGAAAAACGTGGTGTTGGTCGGCAACAAGGCGGCAAATCAGGCGGACGAGGACTTTATCCGCGATTCGCTCCCGGGGCAGGAGATCATCACGATTCTGCCTTATTCGGAGGCCGTGAGAAGCGCGGACCGGGACGGAAAATCCGTTTTAGACGGTAATGATGCGGTGCTTTCGGCCAAACTGCAGCAATTATTTGCAAAGATCGAAGATATTTAG
- a CDS encoding AAA family ATPase — protein sequence MGRIIALSGKGGVGKTTISGLIIKQLIENGKTPVLAIDADPNSCLDAALNVTVQKTVGGVREQVREEVQKGLTGVSKQEMLRLNIEESLVESDGFDLIAMGRPEGPGCYCYANNVLKSVIAEIAGQYPYVVLDNEAGLENLSRRIVQKVDVLIMISDPSNAGLNTLSRLHALAQEMEIKYEKLIIIVNRVRGELPPKAEQIKAETQADEVIALPDDAEIAAFAEQGRSLFEMTKENKTVNIIDRLVRKF from the coding sequence ATGGGACGTATCATCGCACTATCGGGCAAGGGCGGCGTCGGCAAGACGACGATCTCCGGCTTGATTATCAAACAGTTGATCGAAAACGGAAAAACTCCGGTGCTGGCCATCGACGCCGACCCAAACAGCTGCTTAGACGCGGCACTCAATGTGACGGTTCAAAAAACCGTGGGCGGCGTGCGCGAGCAGGTCCGGGAGGAAGTGCAGAAAGGGCTTACGGGCGTCTCCAAGCAGGAAATGCTTCGATTGAACATCGAAGAGAGTTTGGTCGAATCCGACGGTTTTGACCTGATTGCCATGGGCAGACCGGAAGGTCCGGGCTGTTACTGTTATGCAAACAATGTGCTCAAATCCGTGATCGCGGAGATCGCCGGTCAATATCCGTATGTCGTGCTTGACAACGAAGCGGGATTGGAAAATCTGTCCCGCAGAATCGTTCAAAAAGTGGATGTGCTGATCATGATCTCCGATCCTTCCAATGCGGGACTGAACACGTTGAGCCGCCTGCATGCGCTTGCGCAGGAGATGGAGATCAAATACGAAAAATTGATCATTATCGTGAACCGCGTGCGCGGAGAGCTTCCGCCCAAAGCAGAACAGATCAAAGCGGAAACACAAGCGGATGAAGTGATCGCGCTGCCGGACGATGCCGAAATCGCAGCTTTTGCCGAACAGGGCAGGAGCCTTTTTGAGATGACCAAGGAGAACAAGACGGTGAACATCATTGACCGGCTTGTTCGAAAATTTTAA
- a CDS encoding homocysteine S-methyltransferase family protein produces MPEKIVEAVKAGKVLVSDGAWGTFLYKKGLKPGECPELWCIDRYEDVKDIAKSYIDAGADMIESNSFGGTCYKLHGFGLEKRVAEINEAAAKASREAAGDKHVIASIGPTGKMLVIEEVTEQELYDAFKEQAIALEKGGADAVCIETMSDKEEAAIAIKAVKENTKCEIVCTFTFEKTKAGDYRTMMGVSPVEAATAAVEAGADIIGANCGNGMERMIEIVREIREAFPDKPILVHANAGLPVNIDGKDVYPESPESMAGFVPAIVKAGANIIGGCCGTTPAHINAIKKAVSNLK; encoded by the coding sequence ATGCCTGAAAAAATCGTAGAGGCAGTCAAAGCGGGTAAAGTATTGGTTTCGGACGGAGCTTGGGGAACATTTTTGTATAAGAAGGGTTTAAAACCCGGCGAATGCCCCGAACTTTGGTGCATCGACAGATATGAGGACGTCAAAGATATCGCAAAAAGTTATATTGACGCAGGCGCGGATATGATCGAATCAAACAGTTTCGGCGGCACCTGTTACAAACTGCATGGATTCGGACTTGAAAAGAGAGTGGCCGAGATCAACGAAGCGGCAGCAAAAGCGTCGCGCGAAGCGGCCGGAGACAAACATGTGATCGCGTCCATCGGTCCGACCGGAAAAATGCTCGTGATTGAAGAAGTCACCGAACAGGAATTATACGACGCGTTCAAAGAACAGGCCATCGCGCTCGAAAAGGGCGGCGCGGATGCGGTGTGCATCGAGACTATGAGCGATAAAGAAGAAGCCGCGATTGCGATCAAAGCGGTCAAAGAAAACACCAAGTGCGAAATCGTCTGCACCTTCACCTTTGAAAAGACCAAAGCCGGCGATTACCGCACCATGATGGGCGTATCGCCTGTCGAAGCAGCTACCGCGGCTGTCGAAGCCGGAGCGGACATCATCGGCGCAAACTGCGGAAACGGCATGGAACGCATGATCGAAATCGTCCGTGAAATCCGGGAAGCATTCCCCGATAAGCCGATTCTCGTGCATGCAAACGCCGGTCTTCCGGTCAACATCGACGGAAAAGACGTCTATCCCGAATCCCCCGAGAGCATGGCCGGTTTCGTTCCCGCGATCGTCAAAGCGGGCGCCAACATCATCGGCGGCTGCTGCGGCACAACACCCGCGCATATTAACGCCATCAAAAAAGCAGTTTCGAATTTAAAATAG
- a CDS encoding dihydrodipicolinate synthase family protein, whose amino-acid sequence MGRHERALLKLFEGTVIPATPLALTAERKLDEKRQRLLNRYYLTAGAGGLAAAVHTTQFAIRKPEINLFEPVLQIASEEAEAYERQTGEVIVKIAGACGRTKQAVKEAETALKYGYDAVLLSPGGLSDFTEEELLSRTKAVAEIIPVVGFYLQPSVGGRVFSFDYWKALCEIEKVVAIKSAPFNRYQTLDVVRAAALSQRADQIALYTGNDDNIIIDLLTKYRFTDCGKVYEKRFVGGLLGHWSVWTHTAVKLFEKIKTAAAKDVIPTELLTLAAEVTDANAAFFDTAHQFKGCIAGLHEVLRRQGLLEGIWCLDENETLSPGQTEEIDRIYRMYPHLNDDGFIAANIKDWKA is encoded by the coding sequence ATGGGCCGTCATGAGCGCGCTTTGTTAAAACTCTTCGAAGGAACCGTGATTCCGGCAACTCCGCTGGCATTGACCGCAGAGAGAAAATTAGATGAAAAAAGACAGCGGCTTTTAAACCGCTATTATCTGACGGCGGGTGCAGGCGGATTGGCCGCCGCCGTCCATACGACTCAATTCGCCATCCGAAAGCCTGAAATTAATTTGTTCGAACCGGTTTTGCAGATCGCATCCGAGGAAGCCGAGGCCTATGAGCGCCAAACCGGAGAGGTAATCGTAAAAATTGCGGGTGCCTGCGGTCGGACCAAACAGGCGGTCAAAGAAGCCGAGACCGCTTTAAAATACGGGTATGACGCGGTGCTGCTGAGCCCGGGGGGATTAAGTGACTTTACCGAAGAAGAATTGCTCTCGCGTACCAAAGCGGTTGCGGAAATCATACCGGTTGTCGGTTTTTATCTTCAGCCCTCGGTGGGCGGGAGAGTATTTTCTTTCGATTATTGGAAAGCGCTCTGCGAAATTGAAAAAGTGGTTGCGATCAAAAGCGCGCCGTTTAACCGATATCAAACCTTGGACGTCGTCAGGGCAGCGGCGCTGTCGCAAAGAGCCGATCAAATTGCGCTCTACACCGGAAACGACGACAACATCATCATCGATCTGCTGACGAAATATCGATTCACCGACTGCGGGAAAGTATACGAAAAACGGTTTGTAGGAGGACTGCTCGGCCACTGGTCGGTTTGGACGCACACTGCGGTCAAGTTATTTGAAAAAATTAAAACGGCTGCGGCGAAAGACGTAATCCCGACCGAACTCCTGACCCTTGCCGCCGAAGTGACCGATGCCAACGCCGCATTTTTCGATACGGCACATCAATTCAAGGGCTGTATTGCCGGACTGCATGAGGTCTTGAGAAGGCAGGGTCTTCTGGAGGGGATTTGGTGCCTGGATGAAAACGAGACCCTTTCCCCCGGGCAAACAGAGGAAATCGACCGCATATATCGGATGTATCCACATTTAAATGACGACGGGTTTATTGCCGCAAATATCAAAGACTGGAAGGCGTGA
- a CDS encoding OsmC family protein — protein sequence MPILKFGVTAKSESNTKTEVATRGFKVIIDEPESLGGTNTGANPVEYLLAALSGCLGVVGHLVAGEMGFQLNGLDFVLEGDLDPAKFTGKSMAGRAGYTEIRVTMIPNADADKETLDKWLKVVESRCPVSDNIGNATPLRISLG from the coding sequence ATGCCAATTCTCAAATTCGGTGTAACAGCCAAGAGTGAAAGCAACACCAAAACGGAAGTCGCCACAAGAGGATTTAAAGTAATCATCGACGAACCTGAAAGTTTGGGAGGTACGAACACCGGAGCGAATCCGGTCGAATATCTGTTGGCGGCGCTTTCGGGCTGTCTCGGAGTAGTCGGTCATCTGGTTGCCGGGGAGATGGGATTTCAGCTGAACGGATTGGATTTTGTATTGGAAGGCGATCTGGATCCGGCGAAGTTCACGGGCAAGTCCATGGCCGGCCGGGCGGGATACACTGAAATTCGGGTAACCATGATCCCAAATGCGGATGCTGACAAAGAGACCCTGGACAAATGGCTGAAAGTTGTCGAGAGCAGATGCCCTGTGAGTGATAACATCGGCAACGCCACTCCGCTACGCATTTCATTGGGTTAA
- a CDS encoding FAD-dependent oxidoreductase: MSNNTISYWNQTGDKTHYPRLDKSISTDILIIGGGITGITCAYCLAQKGLKPVLIEAGILCGGTTGNTTGKVTVQHGIVYYKTEEKYGADAAFDYAKSQSSALDFVKTAVEKLSIDCQLSKNTAYIYAENPAEWDTLNLEYEAAKKAEIDAELIRHADFPHENHGLLAYKDQYVLHPVRYVEGLAKSAAEAGAVIYCDTKAVKPEDGDIKTVLCENDIEIKAKHVVMATQYPFYDGPNLFYMRLYPKRAYGVAAKAKRDWPDGSYINIGDPARSIRTHIENDERILIVVGENHDTGRGYEDMSLHHQHLIQFADQIAGVDEVLAKWSAQDYDTPDELPYIGRISDHSNIYVASGFRKWGLSNGTLAGMMISDLIASGNCRYESLYSRTREDIFSSFGKAFVGAVNPVLELIKSKLEGTESVKDLHPGEGRVINFKGEKAGIYRGDRDDVIIIDITCTHMGTELNFNTAEQTWDCPAHGGRYSIEGKLLEGPPKDSLKVLFRGKYTDLITKD; the protein is encoded by the coding sequence ATGAGTAATAATACCATTTCATATTGGAATCAAACCGGAGACAAAACCCATTATCCCCGGCTGGATAAAAGCATTTCAACCGATATTTTGATTATCGGCGGCGGAATTACGGGTATCACATGCGCCTATTGCCTGGCACAAAAAGGCCTGAAACCCGTCTTGATAGAAGCCGGGATTTTATGCGGCGGGACGACCGGAAACACAACCGGGAAAGTGACCGTCCAGCATGGGATCGTCTATTATAAAACCGAAGAAAAATACGGCGCCGATGCGGCTTTTGATTACGCGAAATCTCAGAGCAGCGCCTTGGATTTCGTGAAAACCGCGGTCGAAAAGCTCTCAATCGATTGTCAGCTCAGTAAAAACACAGCCTATATTTACGCCGAGAACCCGGCAGAATGGGATACGCTGAATCTGGAATATGAGGCCGCCAAAAAGGCGGAGATCGATGCGGAGCTGATCAGGCACGCCGATTTTCCCCATGAAAATCACGGGCTGCTCGCTTACAAAGATCAGTATGTTTTGCACCCCGTCCGATATGTCGAAGGGCTGGCCAAATCGGCAGCAGAGGCGGGAGCGGTGATATACTGCGATACGAAAGCCGTAAAGCCGGAAGACGGCGACATCAAAACCGTACTCTGCGAGAATGACATTGAAATCAAAGCAAAGCATGTCGTCATGGCGACGCAGTATCCCTTTTACGACGGCCCGAACTTGTTTTATATGCGCCTTTATCCGAAACGGGCTTACGGTGTCGCCGCGAAAGCGAAACGGGACTGGCCGGACGGCAGTTATATCAACATCGGAGACCCTGCCCGTTCGATCAGAACCCATATCGAAAATGACGAGCGCATTTTGATCGTGGTCGGTGAAAACCACGACACCGGGCGCGGATACGAAGATATGTCGCTTCACCATCAGCATCTGATTCAATTTGCCGATCAAATCGCGGGCGTTGACGAAGTGCTTGCCAAGTGGTCGGCGCAGGATTATGACACGCCGGACGAGCTGCCGTATATCGGCAGAATTTCGGACCATTCGAATATCTATGTCGCGTCGGGGTTCCGGAAATGGGGACTTTCCAACGGAACGCTTGCCGGAATGATGATCTCCGATCTCATTGCGTCCGGGAACTGCCGTTACGAGAGTTTATATTCCAGAACCCGCGAAGATATTTTCAGCTCTTTCGGAAAGGCCTTTGTCGGCGCGGTCAATCCCGTTCTCGAACTGATCAAGTCCAAACTGGAAGGGACGGAGAGCGTCAAAGATCTTCATCCCGGGGAGGGCAGAGTCATCAATTTTAAAGGGGAAAAGGCCGGAATTTACCGGGGTGACCGGGATGATGTGATCATTATAGACATCACCTGCACCCATATGGGAACCGAATTGAATTTCAACACCGCCGAGCAGACCTGGGACTGCCCTGCGCACGGCGGTCGCTACAGCATTGAAGGAAAGCTGCTCGAGGGCCCGCCGAAGGACTCACTCAAGGTGTTGTTCAGGGGAAAATACACCGATCTGATTACAAAAGATTAA
- a CDS encoding NAD(P)-dependent oxidoreductase translates to MWTEELLDQKLTAPSSQLIADIKKIRGDIMILGAGGKMGPTLALLAKKAVDASVLSKRIIAVSRFTDPIAVNLMHDNQIETISADLLEPDILSKLPDVENIIYMAGRKFGTNGQEAQTWAMNAWLPALVAERFKKSNIVVFSSGNIYPMVPVASGGASEQTIPEPVGEYAMSCLARERMFEYGSQTYSTPVFLYRLNYAVDLRYGVLYDIAAQLLGGKPIKLSTPCFNCIWQGDANEMALRALLHTGSPAVKMNITGPETVSVRDAAEKLGKLLSKHPVFEGEEAQIAYLSNSDLAMKTFGIPSVSVDELIEWQAEWISDGGRSLGKPTHFEERKGKY, encoded by the coding sequence ATGTGGACCGAAGAATTACTTGATCAAAAACTCACGGCGCCTTCCTCTCAACTGATCGCCGATATAAAAAAAATCCGAGGGGATATTATGATTCTCGGCGCGGGAGGAAAGATGGGCCCGACCCTTGCCCTGCTCGCCAAAAAAGCCGTTGATGCCTCAGTACTTTCAAAGCGGATCATTGCGGTTTCCCGTTTCACCGATCCCATCGCAGTAAATCTGATGCACGATAATCAAATCGAAACGATTTCGGCCGATTTGTTGGAACCCGATATATTAAGCAAGCTGCCCGATGTTGAAAATATCATCTATATGGCAGGTCGAAAGTTCGGCACAAACGGTCAGGAAGCGCAGACCTGGGCAATGAACGCCTGGCTGCCGGCGCTGGTCGCGGAGCGGTTTAAAAAATCAAATATCGTCGTTTTTTCCTCGGGCAATATTTATCCTATGGTTCCGGTTGCCTCGGGCGGCGCTTCCGAACAAACCATTCCCGAACCCGTCGGTGAATACGCGATGTCGTGTCTTGCGCGTGAGCGCATGTTCGAATACGGATCACAGACCTATAGCACGCCTGTTTTTTTATATCGGTTGAATTACGCCGTGGATTTGCGATATGGCGTACTTTATGATATCGCGGCGCAGCTCCTCGGGGGAAAACCGATCAAGCTTTCAACTCCGTGCTTTAACTGCATCTGGCAGGGCGACGCAAACGAAATGGCACTGCGGGCGCTGCTGCATACCGGCAGTCCCGCCGTTAAAATGAATATCACAGGCCCCGAAACGGTCTCGGTTCGGGATGCAGCCGAAAAACTCGGAAAACTGCTCTCAAAGCACCCTGTTTTTGAAGGGGAAGAAGCCCAAATCGCATACCTCAGCAATTCGGATCTTGCAATGAAGACATTCGGAATTCCTTCGGTGAGTGTTGATGAGCTGATAGAGTGGCAGGCGGAGTGGATTTCGGACGGGGGAAGGTCGCTCGGAAAGCCGACACACTTCGAAGAGAGGAAGGGGAAATATTAA